A window of uncultured Fusobacterium sp. contains these coding sequences:
- a CDS encoding peptidoglycan DD-metalloendopeptidase family protein, giving the protein MKNKVVLILILAIAFYIGAIVGSPFKTEVVDLRNFTDYYEENSAENGGWEVQSDNFYTFTKEYSLVGEEGGGVQELPEEVEENTIPEKKTYVVQKGDTLSEIAEANGMGLSVLMANNPGVSANNLKVGQKLTILTGNGIFYKVSKGDSLNKIAELFKVEIEDIKEINKLDSDVVQVGDVLYIKDPNVTKYLGTRSPNADNRSSLGFIMPIKYTGITSPQGNRFHPVLKRYIYHAGVDLRAHFIPLYASKEGKVTFAGTMNGYGKIIIIQHSGGYETRYAHLDKIGVRKGQYVKTGELIGKTGQSGRVTGPHLHFELRKNGKALNPMRYMPKSK; this is encoded by the coding sequence ATGAAAAATAAAGTAGTATTAATTCTAATATTAGCAATAGCTTTTTATATAGGTGCTATAGTAGGAAGTCCTTTTAAAACTGAAGTGGTAGATTTAAGAAATTTTACTGATTATTATGAGGAAAATTCTGCTGAAAATGGTGGTTGGGAAGTTCAAAGTGATAACTTCTATACTTTTACTAAAGAGTATTCTTTAGTGGGAGAAGAAGGTGGTGGAGTTCAGGAGCTACCAGAAGAGGTAGAGGAAAATACTATACCAGAAAAAAAGACATATGTAGTTCAAAAGGGAGATACTTTATCAGAAATAGCTGAAGCAAATGGAATGGGATTAAGTGTACTTATGGCTAATAATCCTGGAGTTTCAGCAAATAATTTAAAAGTTGGGCAAAAATTAACAATTCTTACTGGAAATGGAATTTTTTATAAAGTGTCTAAAGGAGATTCTTTAAATAAGATTGCTGAACTTTTTAAAGTTGAAATTGAAGATATAAAAGAGATAAATAAATTAGATTCTGATGTAGTACAAGTTGGAGATGTACTTTATATAAAAGATCCAAATGTAACAAAGTATTTAGGGACAAGAAGTCCTAATGCTGATAATAGAAGCAGTTTAGGATTTATTATGCCAATAAAATATACAGGAATAACAAGTCCACAAGGAAATAGATTCCACCCTGTTTTAAAAAGATATATCTACCATGCTGGAGTTGATTTAAGAGCACATTTTATTCCTCTTTATGCTTCTAAAGAGGGAAAAGTGACATTTGCAGGAACAATGAATGGATATGGGAAAATTATAATTATTCAACATAGTGGTGGTTATGAAACTAGATACGCTCATTTAGATAAAATAGGTGTCAGAAAAGGACAATATGTAAAAACAGGAGAGTTAATAGGGAAAACAGGGCAAAGTGGAAGAGTAACAGGACCACATCTTCATTTTGAGTTAAGAAAAAATGGAAAAGCTTTAAATCCAATGAGATATATGCCTAAATCAAAATAG
- the miaB gene encoding tRNA (N6-isopentenyl adenosine(37)-C2)-methylthiotransferase MiaB produces MKKASIITYGCQMNVNESAKIKKMFQNMGYEITDNIEESDVTFLNTCTVREGAATQIYGKLGELKHIKENRGMIIGVTGCFAQEQGIELVKKFPQIDIVMGNQNIGRIPQAIDDIEHKVEKHLVYTDCEDDLPPRLDADFDSKKTASISITYGCNNFCAYCIVPYVRGRERSVPMEEILHDVRQYVEKGYKEIILLGQNVNSYGKEFKNGDNFARLLEEICKVEGDFIVRFVSPHPRDFTDEVIDVIAKNEKIARSLHLPLQAGSSRILKAMNRGYTKEQYIALANKIKERILGVALTADIIVGFPGETEEDFQDTLDVVRQIQFENSFMFMYSIRKGTKAATMENQIDEKVKKDRLQRLIEVQNACSLAESKTYLGRVERVLVEGESKKNKEVLSGRTSTNKIVLFKGDKSLEGTFVNVKITNCKTWTLYGDIVE; encoded by the coding sequence GTGAAAAAAGCTTCAATCATAACATATGGTTGTCAAATGAATGTAAATGAAAGTGCAAAAATAAAAAAGATGTTCCAAAATATGGGATATGAGATAACTGATAATATAGAGGAATCAGATGTTACATTTTTAAATACATGTACAGTTAGAGAGGGAGCTGCTACTCAAATTTATGGTAAATTAGGAGAATTAAAACATATAAAAGAAAATAGAGGAATGATAATTGGAGTAACTGGATGTTTTGCTCAAGAGCAAGGAATAGAACTTGTTAAAAAGTTTCCTCAAATAGATATAGTTATGGGAAATCAAAATATTGGAAGAATCCCTCAAGCTATTGATGATATTGAGCATAAAGTTGAAAAACATTTAGTTTATACTGATTGTGAAGATGATTTACCACCAAGATTAGATGCTGATTTTGACTCTAAGAAGACAGCCTCAATATCAATAACTTATGGATGTAATAACTTCTGTGCTTATTGTATAGTACCATACGTAAGAGGAAGAGAGAGATCTGTTCCTATGGAAGAGATTTTACATGATGTTAGACAATATGTAGAAAAAGGATATAAAGAGATAATACTGCTTGGTCAAAATGTTAACTCATATGGAAAAGAGTTTAAAAATGGAGATAATTTTGCAAGATTATTAGAAGAGATTTGTAAAGTAGAAGGAGATTTTATAGTTAGATTTGTATCTCCTCATCCTAGAGATTTTACTGATGAAGTAATTGATGTAATTGCTAAAAATGAAAAGATAGCAAGATCATTACATCTTCCATTACAAGCTGGATCAAGTAGAATTTTAAAAGCTATGAATAGAGGATATACAAAGGAACAGTATATAGCTTTAGCTAATAAAATAAAAGAGAGAATACTAGGAGTAGCTTTAACAGCAGATATTATAGTTGGATTCCCAGGAGAAACTGAAGAGGATTTCCAAGATACTTTAGATGTAGTTAGACAAATTCAATTTGAAAATAGTTTTATGTTTATGTATTCTATTAGAAAAGGGACAAAAGCAGCAACTATGGAGAATCAAATAGATGAAAAGGTAAAGAAAGATAGACTTCAAAGACTTATCGAAGTTCAAAATGCTTGTTCTTTAGCAGAAAGTAAAACATATTTAGGAAGAGTTGAAAGAGTCTTAGTAGAAGGAGAAAGTAAAAAGAATAAAGAGGTTTTAAGTGGTAGAACTTCTACTAATAAGATAGTTCTTTTTAAAGGAGATAAATCTTTAGAAGGAACATTTGTAAATGTAAAAATAACTAATTGCAAAACATGGACATTATATGGTGATATTGTAGAATAA
- the rho gene encoding transcription termination factor Rho — MERLDKFLLKELLEIAKQLGISFKAGIKKNEIKELIEEDIANKENTDIAWGTLEVLPDGYGFLRDTSVEKDIYVSASQVRRFKMRTEDKVVGEVREPSGDEKNYALKKVLLVNDGTLEAAEARVPFEELIPAYPTEKFVLETDSKNISGRIIDLIAPIGRGQRALIIAPPKAGKTMLISNIANSIMKNNKDVEVWILLIDERPEEVTDIKETVIGAQVFASTFDEDPKNHIKVTESILERAKRKVENGENIVILMDSLTRLARAYNIVIPSSGKLISGGIDPTALYYPKNFFGTARNIRGGGSLTIVATVLVDTGSKMDDIIYEEFKSTGNCDIHLDRNLAELRLFPAIDIQRSGTRKEELLIPKKELESIWKIRRHLSKLDKAEGLKRLVDTLKSTESNKSMLEQFEKGAKDEK; from the coding sequence ATGGAAAGATTGGATAAGTTTCTTTTAAAGGAACTATTAGAGATAGCGAAACAACTTGGGATAAGTTTTAAAGCTGGAATTAAAAAAAATGAGATAAAAGAATTGATAGAGGAAGACATAGCTAATAAAGAAAATACTGATATAGCATGGGGAACTCTAGAGGTTTTACCAGATGGATATGGTTTTTTGAGAGATACAAGTGTAGAAAAAGATATATATGTCTCAGCTTCACAAGTTAGAAGATTTAAAATGAGAACGGAAGATAAAGTTGTAGGAGAAGTTAGAGAACCATCAGGAGATGAAAAAAACTATGCTTTAAAAAAAGTTCTTTTAGTTAATGATGGAACTTTAGAAGCTGCTGAAGCCAGAGTACCTTTTGAAGAACTTATTCCAGCATATCCAACAGAAAAATTTGTATTAGAAACAGATAGTAAAAATATTTCAGGAAGAATAATTGATTTAATTGCTCCAATAGGAAGAGGACAAAGAGCTTTAATTATTGCTCCACCTAAAGCCGGAAAAACAATGTTAATAAGCAATATAGCCAACTCTATTATGAAAAATAATAAAGATGTAGAAGTTTGGATTTTACTTATAGATGAAAGACCAGAAGAGGTTACTGATATTAAAGAAACAGTTATAGGAGCTCAAGTTTTTGCTTCTACTTTTGATGAAGATCCTAAAAATCATATCAAAGTAACAGAAAGTATATTAGAAAGAGCAAAAAGAAAAGTAGAAAATGGAGAAAATATAGTAATATTAATGGACTCTTTAACAAGGCTTGCAAGAGCTTATAATATAGTTATTCCATCAAGTGGTAAATTAATATCAGGAGGAATAGATCCTACAGCATTATATTATCCTAAAAACTTTTTTGGAACAGCTAGAAATATAAGAGGTGGAGGAAGTTTAACTATAGTAGCTACTGTATTAGTAGATACTGGAAGTAAAATGGATGATATAATTTATGAAGAGTTTAAATCTACAGGAAACTGTGATATTCATTTAGATAGAAATTTAGCTGAATTGAGATTGTTTCCTGCAATTGATATTCAACGTTCAGGAACAAGAAAAGAGGAGCTATTAATACCTAAAAAAGAGCTTGAATCAATTTGGAAAATAAGAAGACATTTATCTAAATTAGATAAAGCTGAAGGGTTAAAAAGATTAGTAGATACTTTAAAAAGTACAGAAAGCAATAAGAGTATGCTAGAACAGTTTGAAAAAGGAGCAAAAGATGAAAAATAA
- the ispG gene encoding flavodoxin-dependent (E)-4-hydroxy-3-methylbut-2-enyl-diphosphate synthase has protein sequence MSRVVKVGNLLIGGGNPVVIQSMTNTTTSDVESTVNQIKKLEAVGCQLVRMTINNEEAAKAIGEIKKRVNVPLCADIHFDYKLALLAIENRIDKLRINPGNIGSDENITAVVEKAKEKNIPIRIGVNSGSIEKHILEKYGKPTADGMVESAMYHINLLEKNGFNDIVVSLKASNVKMMVEAYRKISKLVDYPLHLGVTEAGTAFQGTVKSAIGIGSLLVDGIGDTIRVSLTEDPVEEIKVAKEILKVLGLIEAGVEIVSCPTCGRTEIDLIGLAKKVEKEFEKEKRKIKIAVMGCVVNGPGEAREADYGVAGGKGVGVLFKKGQIVKKVKESEILIELKKLIMEDEKNENPEVNN, from the coding sequence ATGAGTAGAGTAGTTAAAGTAGGAAATCTTTTAATAGGTGGAGGAAATCCAGTAGTTATACAATCTATGACTAATACTACAACAAGTGATGTAGAATCAACTGTTAATCAAATAAAAAAATTGGAAGCTGTCGGTTGTCAGTTAGTAAGAATGACAATAAATAATGAAGAAGCAGCTAAAGCTATAGGAGAGATAAAGAAAAGAGTAAATGTTCCATTATGTGCTGATATACATTTTGATTATAAATTAGCTCTTTTAGCAATAGAAAATAGAATAGATAAACTTAGAATTAATCCTGGAAATATAGGTTCTGATGAAAATATTACAGCTGTTGTAGAAAAAGCAAAAGAGAAAAATATTCCAATAAGAATAGGAGTGAACTCTGGTTCAATAGAAAAACATATTTTAGAAAAGTATGGAAAACCTACTGCTGATGGAATGGTAGAAAGTGCAATGTATCATATAAATCTATTGGAAAAAAATGGATTTAATGATATAGTGGTATCATTGAAGGCAAGTAATGTTAAGATGATGGTAGAAGCTTATAGAAAAATAAGTAAGCTTGTTGATTATCCATTACATCTTGGAGTAACAGAAGCTGGAACAGCTTTTCAAGGAACTGTTAAATCTGCTATAGGAATAGGATCTTTATTAGTTGATGGAATTGGAGATACAATAAGAGTTTCTCTTACAGAAGACCCAGTAGAAGAGATAAAAGTAGCTAAAGAGATACTGAAAGTCTTAGGATTAATAGAGGCAGGAGTAGAGATTGTATCTTGTCCTACTTGTGGTAGAACTGAGATTGACTTAATAGGACTTGCTAAAAAAGTTGAAAAAGAGTTTGAAAAGGAAAAAAGAAAGATAAAGATAGCTGTTATGGGTTGTGTAGTAAATGGACCTGGTGAAGCAAGAGAAGCTGATTATGGAGTTGCTGGAGGAAAAGGAGTAGGAGTTCTTTTTAAAAAAGGTCAGATAGTAAAAAAAGTTAAAGAATCTGAAATATTAATTGAGTTAAAGAAATTAATTATGGAGGATGAGAAAAATGAAAATCCAGAGGTTAATAATTAG